A genomic region of Arachis hypogaea cultivar Tifrunner chromosome 5, arahy.Tifrunner.gnm2.J5K5, whole genome shotgun sequence contains the following coding sequences:
- the LOC112801575 gene encoding uncharacterized protein isoform X2 — protein sequence MRLSSFEEGSFIIFGTIQCIVEDGGWWYSACVCQKGIYPQNGAYYYDFCLKHITNVTPRFKLKITVDDHSGEGIFLLFDREASYLLKKSCADLFTEVQRDASLVCGDTYPPIFQGLIGKKLLLKVDTKGVPHDTFYGTFRVRRICDDPTIIAMFELPNYDADDESTPKRILIYTNLFRVEKGILVLRRSHQRLVSKVKKLLSVVSRGTEFAALVNGEDGKDEKTPSNDTVSDDLSVELDILLSSPEKETQEVLSHVLHARCQYEEKLTHENDVVTSKGKRNLNPQFEEAATVADGRGSKVAKVNRV from the exons ATGAGGTTATCTTCCTTTGAG GAGGGTTCTTTTATCATTTTTGGTACAATCCAATGTATTGTTGAAGATGGAGGTTGGTGGTATTCTGCTTGTGTGTGTCAAAAGGGTATCTATCCTCAAAATGGTGCATATTACTATGATTTCTGTTTGAAGCATATAACTAATGTCACTCCAAG ATTTAAACTTAAAATAACAGTTGATGATCATAGTGGGGAGGGTATTTTCCTCCTCTTTGATCGTGAGGCATCTTATTTGCTTAAGAAATCATGTGCTGACTTGTTTACTGAGGTTCAAAGAGATGCAAGT CTTGTATGTGGGGATACTTATCCTCCGATATTCCAAGGGCTCATTGGAAAGAAGTTACTGCTGAAGGTTGATACCAAAGGTGTCCCACATGATACATTTTATGGCACTTTCCGAGTTAGGAGAATATGTGATGATCCCACCATTATTGCCATGTTTGAACTTCCCAATTATGATGCTGATGACGAGTCTACTCCAAAACG GATCCTGATTTATACAAATCTGTTTCGTGTGGAAAAGGGGATATTGGTATTAAGGAGGAGTCATCAAAGACTTGTATCAAAAGTGAAAAAGTTGCTG TCTGTTGTTTCTAGAGGGACTGAGTTTGCTGCCTTAGTCAATGGTGAAGATGGGAAAGATGAGAAAACACCCAGCAATGATACTGTTAGTGATGATCTTTCCGTTGAACTGGATATATTGCTTAGCTCACCAGAAAAGGAAACTCAG GAGGTGCTGTCCCACGTTCTCCATGCACGTTGCCAATATGAAGAAAAGCTTACTCATGAAAATGATGTTGTCACCTCCAAGGGCAAGAGGAATTTGAATCCCCAATTTGAAGAGGCGGCTACTGTTGCAGATGGGCGTGGGTCCAAGGTTGCCAAGGTTAATAGGGTGTGA
- the LOC112801575 gene encoding uncharacterized protein isoform X1 produces MRLSSFEVEGSFIIFGTIQCIVEDGGWWYSACVCQKGIYPQNGAYYYDFCLKHITNVTPRFKLKITVDDHSGEGIFLLFDREASYLLKKSCADLFTEVQRDASLVCGDTYPPIFQGLIGKKLLLKVDTKGVPHDTFYGTFRVRRICDDPTIIAMFELPNYDADDESTPKRILIYTNLFRVEKGILVLRRSHQRLVSKVKKLLSVVSRGTEFAALVNGEDGKDEKTPSNDTVSDDLSVELDILLSSPEKETQEVLSHVLHARCQYEEKLTHENDVVTSKGKRNLNPQFEEAATVADGRGSKVAKVNRV; encoded by the exons ATGAGGTTATCTTCCTTTGAGGTA GAGGGTTCTTTTATCATTTTTGGTACAATCCAATGTATTGTTGAAGATGGAGGTTGGTGGTATTCTGCTTGTGTGTGTCAAAAGGGTATCTATCCTCAAAATGGTGCATATTACTATGATTTCTGTTTGAAGCATATAACTAATGTCACTCCAAG ATTTAAACTTAAAATAACAGTTGATGATCATAGTGGGGAGGGTATTTTCCTCCTCTTTGATCGTGAGGCATCTTATTTGCTTAAGAAATCATGTGCTGACTTGTTTACTGAGGTTCAAAGAGATGCAAGT CTTGTATGTGGGGATACTTATCCTCCGATATTCCAAGGGCTCATTGGAAAGAAGTTACTGCTGAAGGTTGATACCAAAGGTGTCCCACATGATACATTTTATGGCACTTTCCGAGTTAGGAGAATATGTGATGATCCCACCATTATTGCCATGTTTGAACTTCCCAATTATGATGCTGATGACGAGTCTACTCCAAAACG GATCCTGATTTATACAAATCTGTTTCGTGTGGAAAAGGGGATATTGGTATTAAGGAGGAGTCATCAAAGACTTGTATCAAAAGTGAAAAAGTTGCTG TCTGTTGTTTCTAGAGGGACTGAGTTTGCTGCCTTAGTCAATGGTGAAGATGGGAAAGATGAGAAAACACCCAGCAATGATACTGTTAGTGATGATCTTTCCGTTGAACTGGATATATTGCTTAGCTCACCAGAAAAGGAAACTCAG GAGGTGCTGTCCCACGTTCTCCATGCACGTTGCCAATATGAAGAAAAGCTTACTCATGAAAATGATGTTGTCACCTCCAAGGGCAAGAGGAATTTGAATCCCCAATTTGAAGAGGCGGCTACTGTTGCAGATGGGCGTGGGTCCAAGGTTGCCAAGGTTAATAGGGTGTGA